Proteins from a single region of Gambusia affinis linkage group LG12, SWU_Gaff_1.0, whole genome shotgun sequence:
- the LOC122840690 gene encoding proline-rich protein 2-like: MSRSDYPPGYENSHSPMYPPQGGGYPPQGGGYPPQGGGYPPPPSYGFPSYGGPQPGQPSAPYPSGPNAPLFPGQPAGYPAAPYPGQPHPAEPPGSGYPAPPPMPPIMPPTIPSGVLSSDEEFAARGSNWDDMSIRHAFIRKVYMILASQLLVTTAIVAIFTFV, from the exons ATGTCCAGGTCAGACTACCCTCCAGGGTACGAGAACTCCCATAGTCCGATGTACCCACCTCAGGGCGGGGGCTACCCACCTCAGGGCGGGGGCTACCCACCTCAGGGAGGGGGCTACCCACCTCCACCTTCTTACGGCTTCCCGTCCTATGGCGGTCCTCAGCCGGGTCAGCCTTCGGCTCCCTATCCAAGCGGCCCAAATGCCCCTCTCTTCCCGGGCCAGCCAGCGGGGTATCCTGCCGCTCCGTACCCAGGACAGCCGCACCCTGCAGAACCTCCGGGATCGGGCTACCCCGCCCCACCACCAATGCCTCCAATCATGCCCCCCACCATCCCATCAGGAGTTCTGAGCTCAG aCGAGGAGTTCGCGGCGAGGGGCAGCAACTGGGACGACATGAGCATTCGGCATGCCTTCATCAGAAAG gtttACATGATCCTGGCCTCCCAGCTCCTCGTCACCACGGCCATCGTTGCCATATTCACCTTCGTGTGA